One Hordeum vulgare subsp. vulgare chromosome 4H, MorexV3_pseudomolecules_assembly, whole genome shotgun sequence DNA window includes the following coding sequences:
- the LOC123447144 gene encoding tryptamine benzoyltransferase 1-like encodes MEANHAEAGRQVAAATSRIAMLKPVYAAPHPLAGGKVQLSVFDRAAIDTYVPIVLAYPAPAPSNEALKEGLLRAIAPYPHLLGRFALDAHGRRVLHLNNEGVLVIEADVPADLADVLAAGGMTTDVDGFYPSVPDPEESIGAALLQVKLSRYRCGGLLLGVICHHRIADGHAASTFYGAWATAVREGKGFIVPSPFIDRAATAVPRRTPKPVFDHRSIEFKGGEGSGSSQSDALLPMDKIKNITVNFTAEFMAELRSRVGARCSTFQCLLAHVWKKMTAARGLSPEEFTQVRVAVNCRGRANPPVSMDFFGNMVLWAFPRLQVRDVLGLSYGGVVGAIRDAAARIDDEYVQSFVDFGGVADANGEELEATSTCGTMLCPDVEVDSWLGFRFHQLDFGTGPPSAFLPAGLPVEGMMVFVPSRTVKGSVDLFMALAEDHVAPFNKICYSLDDILPSRM; translated from the exons ATGGAGGCTAACCACGCTGAAGCGGGTCGGCAGGTTGCAGCTGCTACGAGCAGAATCGCGATGCTGAAGCCGGTGTACGCCGCGCCGCACCCGCTGGCCGGCGGCAAGGTCCAGCTGAGCGTCTTCGACCGCGCCGCCATCGACACCTACGTGCCCATCGTGCTGGCCTACCCCGCCCCGGCGCCGTCCAACGAGGCGCTCAAGGAGGGCCTCCTCCGGGCCATCGCGCCCTACCCTCACCTGCTGGGGCGCTTCGCCCTCGACGCCCACGGCCGGCGCGTCCTGCACCTCAACAACGAGGGCGTGCTTGTCATCGAGGCCGACGTCCCGGCCGACTTGGCCGACGTGCTTGCCGCCGGCGGCATGACCACGGACGTCGACGGCTTTTACCCTAGTGTGCCTGACCCTGAG GAGAGCATTGGAGCGGCATTGCTGCAGGTTAAGCTGAGCCGCTACAGGTGCGGCGGCCTCCTGCTGGGCGTGATATGCCACCACCGCATCGCCGACGGCCACGCAGCGAGCACTTTCTACGGCGCGTGGGCGACGGCGGTGCGCGAGGGCAAGGGCTTCATCGTGCCGTCGCCTTTCATAGACCGCGCGGCCACCGCCGTGCCACGCCGCACGCCCAAGCCGGTGTTCGACCACCGGTCCATCGAGTTCAAGGGAGGAGAAGGCAGCGGCTCGAGCCAGTCCGATGCCCTTCTCCCCATGGACAAGATCAAGAACATCACGGTGAACTTCACTGCAGAGTTCATGGCGGAGCTCAGGTCCCGCGTCGGGGCACGGTGCAGCACGTTCCAGTGCCTGCTGGCGCACGTGTGGAAGAAGATGACGGCGGCGCGGGGCCTGAGCCCGGAGGAGTTCACGCAGGTGAGGGTGGCCGTGAACTGCAGGGGCAGGGCCAACCCACCCGTGTCCATGGACTTCTTCGGGAACATGGTGCTCTGGGCGTTCCCGAGGCTCCAGGTCCGGGACGTGCTGGGCTTGAgctacggcggcgtggtcggcgcCATCCGCGACGCCGCGGCGCGCATCGACGACGAGTACGTGCAATCCTTCGTGGACTTCGGCGGAGTGGCGGACGCGAACGGGGAGGAGCTCGAGGCGACGTCGACTTGCGGGACGATGCTCTGTCCGGACGTCGAGGTGGATAGCTGGCTGGGGTTCAGGTTCCACCAGCTCGACTTTGGAACCGGGCCGCCCTCCGCGTTCCTGCCCGCGGGGTTGCCGGTCGAGGGGATGATGGTCTTCGTGCCGTCCCGCACGGTCAAGGGCAGCGTCGACCTCTTCATGGCCCTCGCCGAGGATCACGTCGCGCCATTCAACAAGATTTGCTACTCCCTGGATGATATCCTCCCATCCAGGATGTAA